The nucleotide sequence AAGCCTGTAATAGAAGCAGAAGGAAGGTTAAAAATTTCGTTCCCAGATCCATCATTCGTATCAAAAAGTGAAAAAGATCCAGAGCCTGCATTGACAGGCTCAGAAAATTCTAGTACAATATTTGTGTTTAAAGCGACACCTGTTGCCTCATCGAGTGGGTTCGAGTTTATAAGAGCAGGGCCAGCACCATCCGCCGGAGTGAAAATCTGACTTCCATTAACTACGCCTAACAAATCTAGTACCGTTGATGATATCACATTAATGTTGGGTATCTGATCGGTATCTGGACTCCCAGACTCATTCAATATCAAGTCCACTCCATTCGCCCCAGTTGGACTTGAGGAAGCAATTGTATATCCTCCAGCCAGCGTAAATTCCGCAGGAACGTCTGAAACAGATGGGCCATCTATGTTTTCAGAGAAGACGATCGAAATAGCATCAATTTGACCATTCTGATCGGTATCGAAAGTTACAGCAGAGGAGACAGCAGGTCCACTACCGTCAGTAGTGCTTGTAAATGACTGATCGGACACCAATGAAGAAATGCCATCACTAAGTCTCGCATTGAATAAAGTTATATCTGGAGTCACATCCGTATCTGGAGTCCCCGACTCTGTGAACGTAACCTCAATCAGGTTATCATCTGCAACACCTCCTGTGGTAGCAAATGAACCACTAAATGCTTCTACAGTCACGGTCGTTGCATCAAAAATGGATGAAGCATCTACAATATTCTCTGAAAGAGTAAGCATCAAAAGACCTATTTGACCATTGTTATCTGCATCAGCTGTAGAAGCTGCAATGATCACTGGGGGGGCATTATCAGTAGGCGTAAAAGCCTGACTTAAGACATTACTATTTCCTAATAAGTCTGTCAGCGTACCAACAAGTAAGGTAATATCAGGTATTTGATCTGTATCAAATCCACCTGATTCATTGAGCGTAAGGTCCACGCCATTCGTCCCATTTAGCGCAGTAGAAGCAATAGTGTATCCTCCACCGAGTGTGAATTCAGGTGCTGGGTCAGTAACTGACGCACCATCGAGATCTTCAGAAAAAAGAATAGAAAGCATATCAATCTGACCATTTTGATCAGTATCTGAGGTCGATGCAGAAATCATAACTGGAGCGAAAACATCTAGATCAAAAGCTGTAGATGTTACCCAGTTGGATGTAGCACCAATAAGTGCAAATGGCCCGGTTAATGTTCCATCATTTCCATTACCAGTAATATCTTGAAGGGTTGTCGCAGACGAATTATCCGAGCCGGCAATTCCTCGATTGAAATCAAGCGAGGCGACCAGACCAGGCCCTACAGACAATGTAGTATAAGCGTCTGATATGATCTGTTCCTGCGTTCGAGCAACATTCCAAACTCTTACTTCATCGATTTGTCCTGGGAAAAATTCTCCTCCTACGCTAAAGCTCCTCCTACCTATTGTAAATGACTCTGCTACTGTGGCATAAGTTCTTATCGAACTTACATCCAGTTCTCCATCGACATAAAGGAATGCTGTACTGCCATCAAATGTAGCAGCAATATGGTGCCATTGACCATCGTTCACTTGTACAGTCCCCACCATATCATTTCCTGATGCCACTACACTGACTTCTCCAGTAGCAGTAACGACTATGCCAAAACGCTGATTTGCCACCAAATCGTTGGAACTCCATCCAGCTACAGCAACATCTGTAGATGAGCTTGTATTGATCCATGCCTCTAGAGTACGGACAGTATTTCCAACTGGAAGCCCGATAGGAGAGGTTGTTTCAACAAAATCATCAGTCCCATCAAAGTTGAGTGCGTTGTTTTGTAGTGGAGCTCCATCTATATAGCCAATGGATCCTGCTACAACAGTTCCATCTTGAGATCCATTTCCACCTGCATTATCAGCTAGATTGTTTTCAAACTCTAAATAAACTTCCAAACCAGCTTCATCCCCAACAAGCTTAGCATCATAGTCTGCATTGATTTGTGTTCCTGTTCTGGCAACATTCCAAATTCTTACTTCATCGATGTAAATATCATCTCCTTCAGTTCCATCGGCTCTTCTCCCAATTCTGACAGGGCCATTATTTGAAACAGGCGAAGTAACATTTACACCAATCAAGGCTGCTGTTGCTCCATCGATGTAGATTTGACCTTCATTTCCAGAAGCAAGCGGGTCATAAACAATAGCTACATGATGCCAGTTTCCTGGTGTTATAACACCAGGTAAAGTACTATTACTTGATTCGGTTGCTCCGTCACCAAACAGGATACTAATACTTCCATCTGTATCTACATATGCATCTAGAGGAGCTGGAAGATTCACATTCGATTGATTAACCAGAGAAGTCAGAGAGGTAATTGTAGGAATGTGAATCCACTGCTCAACTGTGAATCCTGTCCCAGTATTGAGATCGTAAGTCACATTGACTTCATTTCCTGATCCAGAAAGATCTAAAGCATGCTGTGCTGTGCTAGAGAATGAAATAAGAAAAATAAGGGCAATTGATATTGACTTGACTAAGGTGGTAAAATTCATTTTAACTATTATATGGTAGATGACTAAGGCAAATAAGGTTATTTATAAGGCTAATTAAAATCCCCTAAAACAGGTATTTTAAATTGAATTAAGCAACTAAAATAAGTCGACAAAAGCCAATAGTATTTTATTAAATTATTATTTCGATCAATATTCTGAATTCGACTATTAACAGGGTGCAATCAGGATTTTAAATAACCTAATTTTCAGTTTTGAAATGTTATCCGGTTTTTTAATTGGGTATAGCCTTACTTTAATTTGTTGTAAATACACTACCATGAAATTCTTAACAACTGCCGCCTTAGTCCTCATCTCAACAACTGCTTTCTCTCAGTATTCCTTTGAAAGCAAAAAAGCTGAGAAGCTCTACAACAAGTTGGATGATGCCTATCTGGATTATGATTATAGCACTATTCTAGATAATGAAGATCTCGCTAAGGAAACCTTCCTTTCTAAAGAAGATACGATAGCGGCCAATGTTTATAGTTTTTTAGCTGAGGCATACGATTACGAAATTGGTGATTACCAAAAATCACTCGACTTCTACAGTCTTGAACTGGAGCTAAGAAAAAAGATTGATCCAACAGGAGAACGAAAAGATTTGCTTTATAACATGGCAACTCTTCAAACTGAACTCGGTTACTACAATCAAGCTGAAGCGCTACTTGTCCAAATTCAATCAAGGGATGCTGACCTATATGGGAAGAGCAGCGAAGAGTATTTTGACGTTACAAGCTCTTTAATTGAACTATACAATCAAACAGAGAAGTTTGATGAAATTCTATCGATTACAGAAGATTTAAGAAAGCATTTAGAAAAAAATACCGTTGAAGAAGCGGTTACATACAAGTGGATTGGAGATTCCTATACTACGAAAGGATCTTATAGAAAAGCGGAAAGATCCTTTGATAAAGGGCTTGGGATGTTTCAATCAAATGGACTTGAAACCACTTTTGAATATGTATCAACGCTGAATAGTTTGGGCATCTTATTTACCGATGCTGGCAAGTTTCCAGAGGCTGAAGAAGTTTACCAAGAGGCCTTGGGTATTTTGAATAGACTACAAGGTGAAAACGAAGACGCAGTAAGTCGAGTTCAAGAGAATCTTGCACAGGTTTATATAAAACTAGGAGACTACCAAAAGGCCATCGATCTTCAAAAGAATGTCATTACCTATTATGAGGAATACTTTGGTTCAGAGTCTTTGATTACTGGTGTGGCTCGCCTGAATTATGGATTGTTCCTAATCAAAACACGTTCATTCAATGAAGCAGAAAAACAACTCGTACAAGCCATCTCCATATTCGAGGAAGGTGGTGAAGGACAATCGTTGGATGTTGGTCGAGCGCAAAGTTTACTTTCCAACCTCTATGTGAAAACAGGGGCTATTGATAAGGCTATTGAACAAGGCAAAAAGTCAATCGAATCGTATGAATCAGCACTCTCGGATGACAATCCAGAAATAGCTTATCCATATTTCAATTTGGCAAATGCATACCTCGTGTATGATGAAGTGGAGAATGCTGAGAAATTAGCAATGAAAGCTTATGATTTGCGGAGAAAAGGATTAGGCAAAAAGCATCCATTCTTTGCTCAAAGTGCTAACCAGTTGGCTATTGTAAGCTGGAAGAAGGGTAATACGAAAGAAGCTCTATCTTATTACAAGGAAGCTTTCGATAATTATTTTAATCAAATAAACACATTCTTTCCTGTACTAACGGAGGAAGAAAAAACGACTTTCTATTACATAACAGTAAAGCCAGCTTTCGAGCAGTATGTTTCCTTTATTGAAGAAACCTCTCAAGACAATAAGGAGCTATTAGGCGAGATCTATGATTATCAGCTTTCGCTTAAAGGTTTGATTATGTATGCTACATCTAAAGTGAGGGAAAGTATCTTGTCTAGCGGTGATAATACACTTATTCAAATGTTTGAAGACTGGATTAGTCAAAAAGAACAATTAGCTAAGCTCTTTAGCGCTACTGATATTGATATAGCAATTAGAAATCAAAAAATTGATTCTTTAACAAGTACCTCTGACGAATTGGAAGAAGAACTAAGCAAAGCATCACAGGCGTTTGGAGAAAATTTCGCGAACAAATCGCTTAGTTGGAAAGATGTCCAAAATACCTTGAAGCCAGGTGAAGCAGCAGTAGAAATGGTAAGGTATCGTGATTTCACAACTGACTCATCAGGTGTTTTCTCAGACGAGATTCACTATGCTGCCATGATTGTTAGACACGATACGGAAGACTACCCTGAGATGGTCATTCTGAGAAATGGAGAACAAATGGAGAACAAATTCTTAGCTAACTATCGTAACGCCATCAAATACAAGATCTCTGAAAACTACAGTTATAAACTTTTTTGGGAGCCAATAGCAAGAAGACTAGAAGGAATCAATAAGATCTACTTTGCTCCAGATGGAGTTTACAATCAAATCAGTATTTAC is from Marinobacter alexandrii and encodes:
- a CDS encoding CHAT domain-containing tetratricopeptide repeat protein, with amino-acid sequence MKFLTTAALVLISTTAFSQYSFESKKAEKLYNKLDDAYLDYDYSTILDNEDLAKETFLSKEDTIAANVYSFLAEAYDYEIGDYQKSLDFYSLELELRKKIDPTGERKDLLYNMATLQTELGYYNQAEALLVQIQSRDADLYGKSSEEYFDVTSSLIELYNQTEKFDEILSITEDLRKHLEKNTVEEAVTYKWIGDSYTTKGSYRKAERSFDKGLGMFQSNGLETTFEYVSTLNSLGILFTDAGKFPEAEEVYQEALGILNRLQGENEDAVSRVQENLAQVYIKLGDYQKAIDLQKNVITYYEEYFGSESLITGVARLNYGLFLIKTRSFNEAEKQLVQAISIFEEGGEGQSLDVGRAQSLLSNLYVKTGAIDKAIEQGKKSIESYESALSDDNPEIAYPYFNLANAYLVYDEVENAEKLAMKAYDLRRKGLGKKHPFFAQSANQLAIVSWKKGNTKEALSYYKEAFDNYFNQINTFFPVLTEEEKTTFYYITVKPAFEQYVSFIEETSQDNKELLGEIYDYQLSLKGLIMYATSKVRESILSSGDNTLIQMFEDWISQKEQLAKLFSATDIDIAIRNQKIDSLTSTSDELEEELSKASQAFGENFANKSLSWKDVQNTLKPGEAAVEMVRYRDFTTDSSGVFSDEIHYAAMIVRHDTEDYPEMVILRNGEQMENKFLANYRNAIKYKISENYSYKLFWEPIARRLEGINKIYFAPDGVYNQISIYTLQNPESKEYLLNEIDLALVTNTKDLLTESDPFKKDGRSVFFGYPQYDMGSNVKNDNEADNRGVRGVDRGMRSGSGKSELSRGASIPRGVRGNLVRYMRSFNGLAMLPGTKKEVELIDSLYSENNRVRDAYFLNDALEGTVKSVNNPNILHIATHGFFLEQDNDDQSDQYVQNPLLRSGLILAGANNFIRTGNIVSEQNGDDGILTAFEAMNMNLDKTDVVVLSACETGLGEVKNGEGVYGLQRAFQIAGADAIIMSMWTVDDAATQELMTTFYEEWLSHGNKQQAFNAAQKRLKEKYNKPYYWGAFVMIGE